A window of Paenibacillus sp. 19GGS1-52 contains these coding sequences:
- a CDS encoding nucleoside-diphosphate sugar epimerase: MKVQSKITKVLQHMAHTHEQMARILDAERHVAVRMSQIVHDLPDADPDFGDFSGLVESSSQVNKNIIAYLNALADLEEAMAEGVGRVIKELNGQEEE, from the coding sequence ATGAAGGTGCAGAGTAAAATAACTAAGGTCCTGCAGCACATGGCCCATACGCACGAACAGATGGCACGGATTCTCGACGCTGAACGCCACGTGGCCGTCCGTATGTCGCAAATTGTCCACGATCTGCCTGATGCGGACCCTGATTTTGGTGATTTCAGCGGGTTGGTCGAAAGCTCGAGTCAAGTAAACAAGAATATCATTGCCTACTTGAACGCGCTTGCTGATCTGGAAGAAGCGATGGCTGAAGGGGTAGGAAGAGTCATTAAGGAATTGAACGGACAGGAAGAAGAGTAA
- a CDS encoding GNAT family N-acetyltransferase translates to MGNEIRNAHKEEIAEIMDLISRCVQVMQDGGSDQWDALYPNKEIIALDIERATLFVCEHNNAVAGIIVLDENQAEEYKSIQWVHNEGPHLIMHRLAVDPQVQGKGIARRLIVFAEDYAARNGYRSIRLDTYTKNARALELYSRLGYDRRGEVNFPGRTASFPVFEKVLNIGNGQEVAPN, encoded by the coding sequence GTGGGTAATGAGATTCGGAATGCGCATAAGGAAGAGATTGCAGAGATTATGGACCTGATTTCCAGATGTGTACAAGTCATGCAGGACGGCGGGAGCGATCAATGGGACGCACTCTATCCAAACAAAGAGATTATCGCTCTGGATATTGAACGCGCTACTTTATTTGTCTGTGAGCATAATAACGCTGTTGCTGGCATTATTGTGCTAGATGAGAATCAAGCAGAAGAGTATAAGAGCATCCAGTGGGTACACAATGAAGGGCCACATCTGATTATGCACCGCTTGGCTGTTGATCCCCAGGTTCAGGGAAAGGGGATTGCCCGGAGGCTGATTGTTTTTGCTGAGGATTATGCAGCGCGTAACGGGTATAGAAGTATTCGCCTTGATACATATACTAAGAATGCCAGAGCGCTGGAGCTATATTCCCGTTTGGGCTACGACCGCAGAGGAGAAGTGAATTTCCCGGGCCGTACAGCTAGTTTCCCTGTGTTCGAGAAGGTATTGAATATAGGTAACGGACAAGAAGTAGCCCCGAACTAA
- a CDS encoding WIAG-tail domain: protein MRSSKRKQPRIPKKRLYYVDNPNTEELSMLVSGPKFTGNVEIVSSESGLLPVQAMQVSGVGAGVAELEEVTPHSASIVPPEPSVEAELQEQADHLSAAPLSVPEKERLQPVYTDDLSDGAVTGTKIAPRTIDGSRLKFGIIGTPWLQDYAVQSINIADKAVTSSKIAPESISGEHLAEGSVSGGKLLDHSIGGEKLKNGSIGPEKLADRIIGGSQIGDKSIESRHLSEFIITADLLEDGAVTGDKIQSSSLSGRHLANGSIDRSKLADEAISGDKIADGEISGAKLGDAVIESRHLSDHVIKSQHLAPGAIGREQLAIRLIGKEQLQPGVIESTHLAEGAVGSRQLGMEAVRSVHLSSESVTGGHIADGEILSRHLADRSISFVKLAEGAVGTAQIIEQAVTSSKIADQSILAHKLADEAVTTRHIAKSAVRSPQIAMQAISSVHLQRESVDNSHLTAESVGSEQLQDEVIYTRHLSSGAVTGEVLAWDSVTGEHLHSSSVTTTKLADGSVSSTKLAAGAVVGNAIARETVSGEHIAICAVEEKHLADASVSGRVLQEAVVDAEHLAPGAVERRHLGENSVTSAALQSGAVSGDKLASGSVREIHLAAGAVQPHHLADHAVTSLKLSPESISTDKINDLSVTSAKLADGSVDSVKLAVSAVQTEHLSSGAVVGNSISDSAVQGRHLAPASIGGVHVRPLSIGNGHITPNAISSIQIQNGSIDSGKLANHSVNSLHLAADSVGSNQLILKSIEGRHIRSGEITLQHLAEEVKSANLLPDGSVSGNKLAEGSIHAHHLAPDSVYGTHLAMETIESRHLTPGSITMEHLAEEVRTSELLPDSSITGEKLAKGSVGSIHMLPGSIHGSHIARGSIDSRHMIPGSIKLEHLAEEVRTSELLPDGSITGEKLAECSVGSLHLAPGSVYGAHLAGEMVESHHIRTGSITLKHLAEEVHGTELLPDGSITGEKLAEGSVGSLHLAPGSVYGAHLAGEIVESHHIRTGSITLKHLAEEVHGTELLPDGSITGEKLAEGSVGSLHLAPGSVYGAHLAGEMVESHHIRTGSITLKHLAEEVHGTELLPDGSITGEKLAEGSVGSLHLAPGSVYGDHLAEETIESRHLTPGSITLEHLAEEVYGTELLPDGSITGEKLAEGSVGSLHLAPGSVNGTHLAGETIESRHLTPGSITLEHLAEEVYGTELLPDGSITGEKLAGGSVGSLHLAPGSVNGAHLAEETIESRHLTPGSITMEHLAEEVRTSELLPAGSITGEKLAEGSVGSLHLAPGSVNGAHLAGETIESRHLTPGSITMEHLAEEVRTSELLPDGSITGEKLAEGSVGSLHLAPGSVYGDHLAEETIESRHLTPGSITLEHLAEEVRTSELLPDGSITGEKLAEGSVGSLHLAPGSVNGDHLAEETIESRHLTQGSITLEHLAEEVYGTELLPDGSITGEKLAEGSVGSLHLAPGSVNGAHLAVNIVESRHIRPGSIKLEQLAEEVRTSELLPDGSITGAKLAEGTVNSFNLAPASVYGGHIAVNTVESRHIRSGSLKLEHLAEEVRTAELLPDGSITSAKLAEGSIQSFHVAPGSIYGGHLTRDSVESRHIRSGSITLEHLAEDTRTSELLPDGSITGEKLAEGAVNSLHLQPNSVFGEHLADESLEERHLRPGIVRLEHLAEDTRTVELLPDGSITGAKLQTGSVGTTHLLAGAVGVTEIQDEAIDSSKIASFAVQSRHLEEESVQGYHIAPGAVSGEHLANGTVNTEHLSFSPVQSAGKRETLQQFGMTAFMFNGDAESVEVTVSFDESFGHTGYVLVAMTNQAYFYASLKSRAIGEAVIQVVRLRETPHFYGVISWIAIGAPLAKPLFDDRLFD, encoded by the coding sequence ATGAGGAGCTCCAAAAGAAAGCAGCCGCGCATTCCGAAAAAACGACTCTATTATGTGGATAACCCCAATACAGAGGAACTGAGCATGCTGGTAAGCGGTCCGAAATTCACAGGAAATGTTGAGATCGTCAGCAGTGAATCAGGGCTATTGCCAGTTCAGGCCATGCAGGTAAGCGGGGTCGGGGCAGGTGTAGCAGAACTAGAAGAGGTAACACCGCATTCAGCAAGTATTGTGCCGCCAGAGCCTAGTGTGGAAGCAGAGCTTCAGGAACAGGCGGATCATTTATCCGCAGCTCCATTATCCGTTCCCGAGAAGGAACGCCTGCAGCCGGTGTATACGGATGATCTGTCCGATGGAGCTGTTACCGGAACTAAGATCGCTCCCCGTACCATCGACGGGTCAAGGCTGAAATTCGGGATCATCGGTACACCTTGGTTGCAGGATTACGCAGTGCAGAGCATTAATATCGCGGACAAGGCAGTGACTTCCTCCAAAATCGCCCCGGAATCCATTTCGGGCGAGCATTTAGCGGAAGGCAGTGTTAGCGGAGGCAAGCTGCTGGACCATTCGATCGGTGGTGAGAAGCTGAAGAATGGCAGTATCGGTCCGGAGAAGCTGGCTGATCGAATCATCGGCGGGAGCCAAATCGGGGATAAATCGATAGAGAGCCGCCATCTGAGCGAGTTTATTATTACGGCTGATTTACTGGAGGACGGTGCAGTTACCGGCGACAAAATACAGAGCAGCAGCCTATCAGGCCGTCACTTGGCCAACGGAAGTATTGACCGTTCCAAGCTGGCAGATGAAGCGATATCCGGCGACAAAATCGCTGATGGTGAAATCAGCGGCGCAAAGCTGGGTGATGCCGTCATTGAGAGTCGCCACCTTAGTGACCATGTCATCAAGTCACAGCATCTGGCGCCGGGGGCCATTGGACGGGAGCAGCTTGCTATCCGGTTGATTGGCAAGGAGCAGCTTCAGCCCGGTGTGATAGAGAGTACGCATCTGGCAGAAGGGGCGGTAGGTTCTAGACAACTCGGGATGGAAGCTGTCCGAAGCGTACATTTGAGTTCGGAAAGTGTGACCGGCGGCCACATTGCTGATGGGGAGATACTCAGCCGTCATCTAGCCGACCGTAGTATTTCTTTTGTGAAGCTGGCAGAGGGAGCTGTGGGTACCGCACAGATTATCGAGCAAGCTGTCACCTCTTCGAAGATCGCCGACCAGAGTATACTGGCCCATAAATTGGCAGATGAAGCCGTGACTACCCGGCATATCGCCAAATCTGCGGTGCGCAGTCCGCAGATTGCTATGCAGGCCATATCCTCTGTTCATCTGCAACGGGAATCCGTGGACAATTCTCATTTAACAGCAGAATCGGTGGGATCTGAACAACTGCAGGATGAAGTCATTTACACCCGTCACCTGTCCTCAGGGGCAGTCACTGGCGAAGTACTGGCTTGGGATTCGGTGACAGGAGAACATCTCCATTCATCCAGTGTTACTACCACCAAATTGGCAGATGGGTCCGTGAGCTCAACAAAGCTGGCAGCGGGTGCGGTTGTCGGCAATGCTATCGCTCGTGAAACCGTGAGCGGGGAACATATTGCTATTTGTGCAGTGGAGGAGAAACATCTGGCCGATGCCAGTGTCAGCGGGCGAGTTCTGCAGGAAGCCGTAGTGGATGCTGAGCATTTGGCCCCGGGCGCCGTGGAACGAAGACATCTTGGAGAGAATAGCGTGACCTCTGCAGCTCTTCAGTCTGGCGCAGTGTCCGGAGATAAGCTGGCTTCCGGTTCGGTTAGGGAGATTCATCTTGCCGCTGGAGCGGTCCAACCGCACCATCTGGCAGATCATGCCGTGACCTCGCTGAAGCTATCGCCGGAAAGCATATCAACGGATAAAATTAACGACTTGTCGGTCACCTCTGCCAAGCTCGCAGATGGTAGTGTGGATTCCGTCAAGCTAGCTGTCTCAGCTGTTCAAACTGAACACTTGTCGTCGGGAGCGGTCGTCGGAAATTCGATTAGTGATAGTGCTGTGCAAGGTAGGCACTTGGCTCCGGCGAGTATTGGCGGAGTGCATGTCCGCCCGTTATCCATCGGCAATGGGCATATCACCCCGAACGCGATTTCTTCTATACAGATACAGAACGGAAGTATTGATAGCGGGAAGCTGGCGAACCATTCCGTGAATTCCCTTCATCTGGCTGCAGACAGTGTGGGAAGCAATCAACTGATCCTTAAGTCTATTGAAGGCCGCCACATTCGTTCAGGTGAAATTACACTTCAGCATTTGGCGGAAGAGGTTAAGAGCGCCAATCTGCTGCCTGATGGCAGCGTCTCAGGGAATAAACTGGCAGAAGGCTCTATTCACGCACATCATCTGGCACCGGACAGTGTATATGGCACTCACTTGGCTATGGAGACAATTGAAAGCCGGCACCTTACTCCGGGAAGTATCACAATGGAACACCTTGCGGAAGAGGTACGAACTTCCGAGTTGCTGCCAGATAGCAGTATTACTGGAGAAAAGCTGGCGAAGGGTTCGGTCGGCTCCATTCATATGTTACCTGGAAGTATACATGGCAGTCACATAGCGAGGGGGAGTATAGATAGTCGGCATATGATTCCTGGCAGCATCAAGTTGGAGCATCTTGCAGAAGAGGTGCGAACCTCAGAACTGCTGCCAGACGGTAGTATTACTGGTGAAAAGCTGGCGGAGTGCTCGGTGGGTTCGCTTCATTTGGCGCCGGGCAGTGTATATGGCGCTCATCTGGCTGGGGAGATGGTGGAAAGTCATCACATCCGTACCGGCAGTATTACGCTGAAACATCTTGCAGAAGAGGTACATGGCACCGAGCTGCTGCCAGACGGCAGCATTACTGGAGAGAAGCTGGCGGAAGGTTCGGTGGGTTCACTTCATCTGGCGCCGGGCAGTGTATATGGCGCTCATCTAGCTGGGGAGATAGTGGAAAGTCATCATATCCGTACCGGCAGTATTACGCTGAAACATCTTGCAGAAGAGGTACATGGCACCGAGCTGCTGCCAGACGGAAGCATTACTGGAGAGAAGCTGGCGGAAGGTTCGGTGGGTTCACTTCATCTGGCACCGGGCAGTGTATATGGCGCTCATCTGGCTGGGGAGATGGTGGAAAGTCATCACATCCGTACTGGCAGTATCACGCTGAAACATCTTGCAGAAGAGGTACATGGCACCGAGCTGCTGCCAGACGGCAGCATTACTGGAGAGAAGCTGGCGGAAGGTTCGGTGGGTTCGCTTCATCTGGCACCGGGCAGTGTATATGGTGATCACTTGGCTGAGGAGACGATAGAGAGTCGGCACCTAACTCCGGGAAGTATTACTTTGGAACACCTTGCAGAAGAGGTTTATGGCACCGAGCTGCTGCCGGACGGCAGCATTACTGGAGAGAAGCTGGCGGAAGGTTCGGTGGGTTCACTTCATCTGGCACCGGGCAGTGTAAATGGCACTCATCTAGCTGGGGAGACGATAGAGAGTCGGCACCTAACACCGGGAAGTATTACCCTGGAACACCTTGCAGAAGAGGTTTATGGCACCGAGCTGCTGCCAGACGGCAGCATTACTGGAGAGAAGCTGGCAGGAGGTTCGGTGGGTTCGCTTCATCTGGCACCGGGCAGTGTAAATGGTGCTCACTTGGCTGAGGAGACGATAGAGAGTCGGCACCTAACTCCGGGAAGTATTACAATGGAACACCTTGCAGAGGAAGTGCGAACTTCCGAGCTGCTGCCAGCCGGCAGCATTACTGGAGAGAAGCTGGCGGAAGGTTCGGTGGGTTCACTTCATCTGGCACCGGGCAGTGTAAATGGCGCTCATCTAGCTGGGGAGACGATAGAGAGCCGGCACCTAACACCGGGGAGTATTACAATGGAACACCTTGCAGAAGAAGTGCGAACTTCTGAGCTGCTGCCAGACGGCAGCATTACTGGAGAGAAGCTGGCGGAAGGCTCGGTGGGCTCGCTTCATCTGGCACCGGGCAGTGTATATGGCGATCACTTGGCTGAGGAGACGATAGAGAGTCGGCACCTAACTCCGGGAAGTATTACCCTGGAACACCTTGCAGAAGAAGTGCGAACTTCCGAGCTGCTGCCAGATGGCAGCATTACTGGAGAGAAGCTGGCGGAAGGCTCGGTGGGTTCGCTTCATCTGGCACCGGGCAGTGTAAATGGTGATCACTTGGCTGAGGAGACGATAGAGAGTCGGCACCTAACTCAGGGAAGTATTACCCTGGAACACCTTGCAGAAGAGGTTTATGGCACCGAGCTGCTGCCAGACGGCAGCATTACTGGAGAGAAGCTGGCGGAAGGTTCGGTGGGTTCGCTTCATCTGGCACCGGGCAGTGTAAATGGTGCTCACTTGGCTGTGAATATCGTGGAAAGCCGACATATCCGTCCCGGAAGCATCAAGTTGGAGCAATTGGCAGAAGAGGTGCGAACCTCTGAGCTGCTGCCAGACGGCAGTATTACTGGTGCTAAGCTGGCAGAAGGCACGGTTAATTCTTTCAATCTCGCACCAGCCAGTGTATATGGCGGTCATATAGCTGTAAACACGGTAGAGAGCCGTCACATTCGTTCCGGCAGCCTTAAATTGGAGCATTTGGCCGAAGAAGTACGGACAGCTGAACTGCTGCCAGACGGCAGCATTACCAGTGCTAAGCTGGCGGAAGGTTCGATCCAATCGTTTCACGTAGCGCCAGGTAGTATATATGGGGGTCACTTAACCAGAGATTCAGTAGAGAGCCGTCATATCCGTTCTGGCAGCATTACCTTGGAGCATCTAGCTGAAGATACCCGGACCTCCGAGCTGCTGCCAGACGGTAGTATTACTGGAGAGAAGCTAGCCGAGGGAGCAGTGAATTCTCTGCATTTACAGCCGAATAGCGTATTCGGTGAACATCTTGCTGACGAAAGCTTGGAAGAGCGGCATTTGCGACCTGGCATCGTTAGGCTGGAGCATCTTGCCGAAGATACCCGGACTGTGGAGCTGCTGCCCGATGGCAGCATTACCGGCGCGAAACTGCAAACGGGGAGTGTGGGTACAACTCATCTATTAGCAGGTGCGGTAGGTGTGACGGAAATTCAGGACGAAGCTATAGATTCCTCCAAAATTGCTTCATTCGCTGTTCAATCCCGTCATCTGGAGGAAGAGAGTGTGCAGGGCTACCATATTGCCCCTGGTGCAGTAAGCGGGGAGCATCTGGCAAACGGGACGGTGAATACAGAACATCTGTCTTTTAGTCCTGTACAGAGTGCCGGGAAACGAGAGACGCTCCAGCAGTTCGGGATGACGGCGTTCATGTTCAATGGAGACGCAGAAAGCGTAGAAGTGACCGTATCATTCGATGAGAGCTTTGGCCATACTGGCTATGTGCTGGTTGCCATGACGAATCAAGCTTACTTCTATGCTTCCTTGAAGAGCCGGGCAATCGGAGAAGCTGTGATCCAAGTGGTTCGACTGCGCGAGACCCCACATTTCTATGGTGTGATCTCCTGGATCGCCATCGGTGCACCTTTAGCAAAACCGCTGTTTGATGATCGGTTATTTGACTAG
- a CDS encoding glycosyltransferase family 2 protein yields the protein MTLTSIIIPTYNGLDLLRRCVEAIRAHTATPYEIIVVDNASQDGTDAFCRLEKITFISLPDNRGFPSACNLGLLLARGDELLLLNNDVTVSEGWLNNLKAVLYSAPDIGIVGPVTNYASGPQQVKTHYEGLAEFHEAAKRANIPNPFKWKETRRLIGLCFLLKREVLEAVGLLDERFSPGHYEDDDYCLRARMQGYRLLIAGDCLVHHEGSASFKEVYHSGWQELVERNRKIFMDKWGVDPAMFI from the coding sequence ATGACGCTGACGAGTATTATTATTCCTACCTATAACGGTCTCGATCTGCTGCGTCGCTGTGTGGAAGCGATCAGAGCCCATACGGCGACGCCTTATGAAATTATCGTTGTGGACAATGCCTCACAGGATGGGACGGACGCTTTCTGCCGTCTGGAAAAGATTACATTTATCTCCCTGCCTGACAATCGCGGATTCCCCTCGGCCTGCAATCTCGGTCTGCTACTGGCCCGCGGTGATGAATTGCTGCTGTTGAATAATGACGTAACGGTCTCCGAGGGCTGGTTAAACAATCTCAAGGCTGTGTTATACAGTGCGCCTGATATTGGTATTGTGGGACCTGTAACGAACTACGCCAGCGGACCGCAGCAAGTAAAGACCCATTATGAAGGACTTGCGGAATTTCATGAAGCTGCGAAGAGAGCGAATATCCCTAACCCGTTCAAGTGGAAGGAGACGCGGCGGCTGATAGGATTATGCTTTTTGTTAAAAAGAGAAGTGCTGGAAGCTGTGGGTTTGTTGGATGAGAGGTTTTCACCGGGACATTACGAGGATGATGATTATTGCTTGCGTGCCCGAATGCAGGGTTACCGGTTGCTAATTGCCGGGGATTGCCTGGTGCATCATGAAGGAAGTGCCAGCTTCAAAGAGGTATATCATTCCGGCTGGCAGGAGCTGGTAGAGCGAAATCGCAAGATTTTTATGGATAAGTGGGGCGTGGACCCTGCAATGTTCATCTAA
- a CDS encoding glycosyltransferase family 2 protein — MSLKPKRTSARRTGRRVSPIIRTRRSSRPVRPTAALPAANHPEPYVSVVIPAMNEARTIARVIAGARGVHSRCEVIVVVNGSVDNTAEVALSSGARVIFFEQPLGHDVGRSVGAEAAKGEIVLFTDGDLVIPASQLRPFVTAVSRGADIALNNYSGPVRNVVPHPVVLAKYSLNILLGRSDLNGCSMTAVPHAMSRKALEVLGSALLSRPPLAHARAIMDGLRIETVHKVPVGKLNTVRRKAGSYDPLQQVIIGDHLEAVSMLLQRQRDRAGFSDGSRRREMVR, encoded by the coding sequence ATGAGCTTGAAGCCAAAAAGAACTTCAGCCCGCCGCACGGGGCGGCGGGTTTCACCAATAATACGAACGCGGCGATCTTCCCGTCCGGTACGGCCAACCGCTGCATTGCCTGCAGCTAATCACCCGGAACCTTATGTATCGGTTGTTATTCCAGCTATGAATGAAGCTCGGACTATTGCCAGAGTGATAGCCGGAGCGAGAGGTGTTCATTCGCGCTGTGAGGTTATTGTGGTAGTCAACGGTTCCGTCGACAACACGGCAGAGGTTGCCCTTTCGTCAGGTGCACGTGTCATTTTCTTTGAACAGCCGCTTGGACACGACGTTGGCCGCAGCGTCGGAGCAGAAGCAGCGAAAGGTGAGATTGTGTTATTTACAGATGGAGATCTGGTCATTCCCGCTTCACAGCTGCGCCCCTTTGTGACGGCGGTTAGCCGTGGTGCAGACATAGCTCTCAATAATTATTCCGGACCGGTTCGTAACGTTGTGCCCCATCCAGTGGTGCTTGCCAAGTATTCGTTGAATATTCTGCTAGGTCGCTCAGATCTGAACGGCTGTTCAATGACAGCTGTTCCGCATGCGATGAGCCGCAAGGCGCTTGAAGTTCTAGGAAGCGCATTGTTATCCCGTCCGCCCCTGGCACATGCCCGTGCAATCATGGACGGTCTACGGATTGAGACTGTGCACAAAGTGCCTGTAGGGAAATTAAACACCGTTCGTCGTAAGGCAGGCAGTTATGATCCCTTGCAGCAGGTTATCATCGGGGATCATCTGGAGGCTGTGTCCATGCTGTTGCAGCGACAGAGGGACAGAGCGGGGTTTAGTGACGGGAGCCGACGCCGGGAGATGGTGAGGTGA
- a CDS encoding sugar phosphate nucleotidyltransferase — protein MKGVILAGGTGSRLHPLTRLMNKHLLPVGKYPMVCYGIDRLRRGGINDILLVISKQSAGLYTDFLGSGASFGVSLTYKIQEAAGGIAEALELAKGFIPKGERFVVLLGDNLFMDDLTPYVESYLRQPSGTAKVLLKPVEDARRYGVPVFDSQDSAWIAYIEEKPQHPKSKYCVTGIYMYDEAVFDLIRQISPSKRGELEITDVNNIYAADRKLSYDVLKEWWSDAGTFQSLSEAGEKLKDALP, from the coding sequence GTGAAAGGAGTCATACTGGCGGGCGGAACAGGATCAAGACTTCATCCGCTGACCCGGCTTATGAACAAACATTTGCTTCCGGTCGGCAAATATCCTATGGTGTGTTACGGCATTGACCGACTGCGCCGAGGAGGTATAAACGATATCCTTCTGGTCATCAGCAAGCAGTCTGCAGGGCTGTACACGGATTTTCTGGGCAGCGGTGCTTCCTTTGGTGTATCTCTGACTTACAAAATCCAAGAGGCCGCTGGAGGCATTGCAGAAGCACTGGAGCTTGCGAAAGGATTCATTCCCAAAGGTGAACGGTTTGTTGTACTGCTGGGTGACAATCTTTTTATGGATGATCTGACTCCTTATGTGGAGAGCTATCTCCGGCAACCGTCAGGCACAGCTAAAGTGCTGTTGAAACCGGTAGAGGATGCGCGCAGATATGGCGTTCCTGTATTTGACAGTCAGGATTCAGCATGGATTGCCTACATTGAAGAGAAGCCGCAGCACCCTAAGAGCAAATACTGCGTTACCGGTATATATATGTATGACGAGGCCGTGTTCGACTTGATCCGGCAAATATCTCCTTCCAAAAGGGGGGAACTGGAAATTACCGATGTGAACAATATTTATGCTGCTGATCGCAAGCTTAGCTACGATGTGCTTAAAGAATGGTGGAGTGATGCAGGTACGTTCCAGTCCCTGAGTGAAGCAGGGGAGAAGCTTAAAGACGCGCTGCCTTAA
- a CDS encoding glycosyltransferase, with the protein MVLMPRAKLGKKSRRRSGSSATSKSTVRRAVAGTATISKSVARRPPQSLVLTVGKTSQALPVFHGTLSVIISARNEEETLQRLLKQVARLKPTEIIVVLNGCRDSSFERARLSRQAIVVHCPDSAGHDVGRAIGAKLSRGIFCCFWMGIWLFLLHNWPHSQPL; encoded by the coding sequence ATGGTATTGATGCCTAGAGCTAAGCTGGGTAAGAAGTCACGGCGGCGAAGTGGCTCATCAGCCACATCCAAATCCACTGTCCGCCGGGCTGTGGCAGGCACAGCGACAATCAGTAAGTCGGTCGCCCGCCGCCCGCCTCAATCTCTGGTGCTGACAGTGGGTAAGACATCACAGGCACTTCCCGTATTCCACGGAACGTTATCGGTAATTATCTCAGCGCGGAATGAGGAAGAGACCCTGCAGCGCCTGCTGAAGCAGGTTGCGCGTCTGAAGCCCACGGAAATAATTGTTGTGCTAAACGGGTGTAGGGATAGCAGCTTTGAGCGAGCTCGGTTATCCAGGCAAGCTATTGTTGTACACTGCCCGGACTCTGCCGGGCATGATGTAGGGCGGGCGATTGGTGCGAAGCTGAGCAGGGGGATATTCTGCTGTTTCTGGATGGGGATATGGTTATTCCTGCTCCACAATTGGCCTCATTCGCAGCCGCTGTAG
- a CDS encoding restriction endonuclease subunit S, protein MSREKAYLQMLESTATIQWNIAMILEAKAVEAEKVKQWTQHHIHARAFDSHEEQLKESLSIHEVIVELVEGLTKLENGLYSNLKAVLGSGEDDAGGEGFGGGSSDGFGFGDDSK, encoded by the coding sequence ATGAGCAGAGAAAAGGCTTATCTGCAAATGCTGGAGTCGACCGCAACCATCCAGTGGAACATCGCGATGATTCTGGAAGCCAAGGCGGTGGAAGCGGAAAAGGTGAAGCAGTGGACACAGCATCATATCCACGCTAGAGCGTTCGACTCCCATGAAGAGCAACTGAAGGAATCTCTCTCCATTCACGAAGTGATCGTGGAGCTGGTGGAGGGTCTGACCAAGCTTGAGAACGGGCTGTACAGTAATTTAAAAGCAGTGCTGGGCAGCGGTGAGGATGACGCTGGAGGTGAAGGCTTTGGTGGCGGCTCGAGTGATGGATTTGGCTTTGGAGATGACAGTAAATGA
- a CDS encoding GNAT family N-acetyltransferase: MKLHSLRLDLAPLTAAELSLAVNDYEELQRQLGLRTLSTPLDEEMLYAMRVRHSKVLQDQENYLWLTNWAIIQQEDQCIIGFIILKGRPNEQGEVIVGYVVDEEYRRKGYATEALQTLIQWMFSHPGTQSVIADTEKDNVASHQVLKHLGAQQYRETEDLFWWRIAKKKRRP; encoded by the coding sequence ATGAAGTTGCACAGCCTTCGCCTCGATTTAGCGCCATTAACAGCAGCCGAGCTCTCTCTAGCTGTTAATGATTATGAAGAACTTCAGCGCCAACTAGGCCTCAGAACCCTCAGTACACCTTTAGACGAAGAGATGTTATATGCAATGAGAGTAAGGCATAGCAAAGTACTGCAGGATCAGGAGAATTACCTGTGGTTGACCAATTGGGCGATTATTCAGCAGGAAGATCAGTGTATCATTGGCTTCATCATCCTGAAGGGACGCCCGAATGAACAGGGTGAAGTCATCGTAGGCTACGTGGTAGATGAAGAATATCGAAGAAAGGGATATGCTACAGAGGCGCTGCAGACCCTCATACAATGGATGTTCAGCCATCCCGGAACACAATCTGTAATTGCCGATACCGAGAAGGATAATGTGGCCTCACATCAAGTTCTGAAACATTTGGGCGCACAGCAGTATCGGGAAACCGAGGATCTTTTCTGGTGGCGTATCGCCAAAAAAAAGCGCCGCCCTTAA